The proteins below are encoded in one region of Flavobacterium nackdongense:
- a CDS encoding IS91 family transposase has protein sequence MQTEVADVLRKVGSKIESYGLNTWQLRTLSAIKKCRTAQLGGHIDACDQCGNLTISYNSCRNRHCPKCQGNKREDWIEARSTELLPVPYFHLVFTLPDSINALAIHSPKLVYDTLFEATWETIQTFGKTKEMQMGMIAVLHTWGQQLSLHPHLHCIVPGGGIAKNGQWQNSRTDGKFLFPVKALSKVFRAKYCAKLKEKEPIKYEQIRQELWQKPWIVFAKKPFGSPKSVVEYLGRYTHKIAISNRRIKTIDNENVTFEYKDYRVAGVKKQMTLTHQEFIRRFALHILPKRFVKIRHYGFLSSTWKREKLKLLQEKLEVKVLEKAEKKLFLPKCPCCKTGNLHRIAVFDQRGPPAWYLGGSQSSIPYKN, from the coding sequence ATGCAGACGGAAGTAGCCGATGTCCTTAGAAAAGTAGGTTCTAAAATCGAGAGTTATGGACTCAATACTTGGCAATTGCGCACTCTTTCTGCTATCAAAAAATGTCGAACAGCCCAGTTGGGTGGTCATATCGATGCTTGCGATCAATGTGGAAATCTGACTATTAGTTACAACTCTTGCCGCAACCGTCATTGTCCCAAGTGTCAGGGCAACAAACGAGAAGATTGGATAGAGGCTAGAAGTACGGAACTCTTGCCAGTGCCATATTTTCACCTGGTTTTTACTTTACCCGATAGCATTAATGCATTGGCGATTCACAGTCCAAAACTGGTGTATGATACTTTGTTTGAAGCGACTTGGGAAACGATTCAAACTTTTGGCAAAACCAAGGAAATGCAAATGGGAATGATTGCGGTTTTGCACACTTGGGGGCAACAATTGAGTTTACATCCACACCTGCATTGCATTGTTCCTGGCGGCGGAATAGCTAAAAACGGACAATGGCAAAATAGCCGAACCGATGGCAAATTCTTGTTTCCAGTCAAAGCCTTGTCAAAAGTGTTTAGGGCTAAATATTGTGCAAAACTCAAAGAAAAAGAACCCATAAAGTATGAGCAAATCCGGCAAGAGTTGTGGCAAAAACCTTGGATTGTTTTTGCCAAAAAACCTTTTGGAAGTCCCAAATCAGTGGTGGAATATTTAGGGAGATATACCCATAAAATAGCCATTAGCAACCGAAGAATAAAAACTATCGACAACGAAAATGTAACTTTTGAGTACAAGGATTATCGAGTGGCGGGAGTCAAAAAGCAAATGACGCTCACGCATCAGGAGTTTATTAGGCGATTTGCTTTGCACATTTTGCCCAAACGCTTTGTCAAGATTCGTCATTATGGTTTTTTGAGTAGCACTTGGAAGCGGGAAAAGCTCAAACTTTTGCAGGAGAAACTCGAAGTAAAAGTTCTGGAAAAAGCAGAAAAAAAGCTCTTTTTGCCCAAGTGTCCTTGCTGTAAAACGGGCAATTTACACCGAATAGCCGTTTTTGACCAGCGTGGGCCGCCTGCTTGGTATCTTGGCGGTAGCCAAAGCTCTATTCCCTATAAAAACTAA